The genomic window GTCGGCGACTACGTGCGGGACCGCGCCGACCCGTTCTCAGCCCGCTGAACCCGCTCGCGAAGGAGGTGCAGGCAGGTCTCTAGACGTCGCAGCAGTCAAGGCGTTCCCTCTACCCCCCGGGAGGAACAGATGTCCAAGTCAGAGGCAACAAGGTCGAGGTTCAGAGGAGCGGCGTTCGTCGCCGGCATGAGCGCCGCGCTGCTCCTGCTGGCGCTGCCGTTCGGCACGGCGCTGGCCCAGTCGCAGGACACCACGCTCGACGTCCTCGTGCCCGCGGAGTTCCCCGACATCGACACCTGCGAGACCGTCAGCGGCGACCAGAGCATGGTCAAGTACCACGTCTTCAGCCGGCTCTTCACGTTCAACGAGAGCATGGAGCCCGAGCCGGACCTGGTGGTCGGAGAGTCGATAAGCGACGACGGCACCGAGTGGACGTTCGAGCTCAGGGAGGGCGTGACGTTCCACGACGGCACGCCCGTGAACGCCGAGGCGGTCGCCTTCACGATCGAGCGCATGCGGTCAGAGGGCTGCGGCCAGTACGCGCTGTTCGAGCCGATCGCCGAGGTGCGGGTGGTGGACGACCACACGATCACCTTCGTCACCGACGGCCTCTTCCCGGCGCTGCGCAACAACCTCGCCCACCCCGACGCCGCCATCATCAGCCCGACGTCCTACCAGGAGCTCGGCGACGACTGGGGCCAGCACCCCGTCGGCTCGGGCCCGTACGTGTTCCAGGAGTGGGTGACGGGCGACCACATCACGCTGGTCCGCAACGAGGACTACTACGGCGAACAGCCGTACTTCGAGACGATCGACTTCAGGTTCGTCACCGACGACACCAGCCGCGCGCTGGCGATCGACACGGGCGAGGCCGACGTGGCCCTGCGCATCCTGCCGACCGACGTCGAGCGCCTGTCCGCGAACCCGAACCTGACGATCGGCCAGGTCGTGGGCCGCAGCATGATCTACCCGATGAAGGTCACCGAGGGGCCCTTCAGCGACCCGCGCGTCCGCCAGGCCGCCAACTACGCGGTCGACAAGCAGACGATCATCGACCGCGTGCTGTTCGGCGCCGGCACGCCCTCGCGCTCGCTGGTGGAGGCCGTGCAGTGGTCGATACCCGTGGGCTTCTACGAGTACGACCCCGAGCGGGCGCGCCAGCTCCTCGAGGAGGCGGGCGCCGTGGGCGCCAGGATCACGCTGCTCTCGCCCACCTCCCGGTACCCGTCGGACGTCGAGGTGAGCCAGGCCGTCGCCGGCTACCTGCGCGACGCCGGCTTCGACGTCGACCTGCAGGCCATCGAGGACTGGCCGACCTACGTCGAGACCGTCGAGCGCGGTCAGTTCGACATGTTCTTCCTCGGCTGGGGCGGCTCCACCGGCGACCCCGACAACGCCTTCCGCCGCCTGCTGCACTCGAGCAACGCCGGGCAGCTCTGGA from Trueperaceae bacterium includes these protein-coding regions:
- a CDS encoding ABC transporter substrate-binding protein, which encodes MSKSEATRSRFRGAAFVAGMSAALLLLALPFGTALAQSQDTTLDVLVPAEFPDIDTCETVSGDQSMVKYHVFSRLFTFNESMEPEPDLVVGESISDDGTEWTFELREGVTFHDGTPVNAEAVAFTIERMRSEGCGQYALFEPIAEVRVVDDHTITFVTDGLFPALRNNLAHPDAAIISPTSYQELGDDWGQHPVGSGPYVFQEWVTGDHITLVRNEDYYGEQPYFETIDFRFVTDDTSRALAIDTGEADVALRILPTDVERLSANPNLTIGQVVGRSMIYPMKVTEGPFSDPRVRQAANYAVDKQTIIDRVLFGAGTPSRSLVEAVQWSIPVGFYEYDPERARQLLEEAGAVGARITLLSPTSRYPSDVEVSQAVAGYLRDAGFDVDLQAIEDWPTYVETVERGQFDMFFLGWGGSTGDPDNAFRRLLHSSNAGQLWNPGGYTNPDVDRLIEEGGSEFDLDARRQAYEEIQRIVWEEAPWLFTYRASIFFAHDAALQDIKVLPGTEMPYFWLAHY